The proteins below come from a single Desulfomonile tiedjei genomic window:
- a CDS encoding YicC family protein, with the protein MTTEVEIITEIRAVNHRFLDISVRVPKLYTSFEPQIRKIVSERISRGKIDVTVTRTGGKGGLMDVMLDSQLADGYYKCLLELKERYGLAGEITVSDMLTLRELIVPLEKEQGIEGELPLAQASLGDALDALDEMRKTEGRALWKDIAQRLASILEMAGLIAPLVDQVTASAKEKLAKRVQDLTGGLELDEERLIQEVALMADRSDVTEELTRLNSHVKQFLACGEEGSPLGRKLDFLLQELLREVNTVGSKSASTDIATYVVNMKAELEKIREQTQNIE; encoded by the coding sequence ATGACCACGGAAGTAGAAATAATCACCGAAATAAGGGCTGTTAATCACCGCTTCCTCGACATATCCGTCCGTGTCCCCAAGCTCTACACAAGCTTCGAGCCGCAAATAAGGAAGATTGTTTCAGAACGGATTTCCAGGGGCAAAATAGATGTGACCGTTACGCGGACCGGCGGAAAGGGCGGCCTCATGGACGTCATGCTGGACAGTCAACTGGCTGACGGATATTATAAATGCCTCCTTGAACTCAAGGAGCGGTATGGTTTGGCCGGTGAAATCACAGTCTCGGACATGCTGACCCTCCGAGAGCTGATAGTGCCGCTTGAGAAAGAACAGGGCATAGAAGGAGAGCTGCCTCTGGCACAAGCGAGCTTGGGCGACGCACTGGATGCGCTCGACGAAATGAGAAAGACGGAAGGCCGCGCGCTCTGGAAGGATATTGCACAGAGACTCGCGTCGATCCTAGAAATGGCCGGGCTTATCGCGCCGTTGGTGGACCAGGTCACGGCGTCTGCCAAGGAAAAGTTGGCCAAGAGAGTACAGGATCTGACCGGTGGACTGGAACTTGACGAGGAGCGACTGATTCAAGAAGTAGCTCTCATGGCTGACAGGTCGGACGTAACCGAAGAACTGACCAGACTGAACAGCCATGTGAAGCAGTTTCTTGCGTGTGGCGAGGAAGGGTCTCCACTGGGAAGGAAGTTGGATTTCCTTTTGCAAGAACTTCTCAGAGAGGTCAACACCGTGGGTTCCAAATCGGCTTCCACCGACATAGCCACGTATGTGGTGAACATGAAGGCTGAACTGGAAAAAATTCGAGAACAAACCCAAAACATCGAATAG
- a CDS encoding DNA-directed RNA polymerase subunit omega yields MARVTVEDCLEQVENRFALVVLASKRTKELKRGAPLMVRDRDNREVVMALREIASGKIGSRLPAPEEESDKSQVVVDKKSN; encoded by the coding sequence ATGGCACGTGTAACAGTTGAAGATTGTTTGGAGCAGGTTGAAAATCGTTTCGCATTGGTTGTTCTGGCTTCCAAGAGGACCAAAGAACTGAAAAGAGGCGCACCTCTGATGGTCCGTGACCGCGACAACCGTGAGGTTGTAATGGCGCTCAGGGAAATCGCGTCCGGCAAGATCGGCAGCCGGTTGCCGGCACCCGAGGAGGAGAGCGACAAGTCACAGGTCGTAGTAGACAAGAAATCGAATTGA
- the rlmB gene encoding 23S rRNA (guanosine(2251)-2'-O)-methyltransferase RlmB: MNKKKLPPHAPPVLYGVHPVLETIKAGKRPLEKIYISRGPIIERELAALLEPTGIPIVRISATDMLSIAGSPHHQGLAARVGPFPYAEIEDLLAQKVPATGVVLILDEIQDPANLGSILRSAECLGAAAVILTKDRACSITPAAEKAAAGASAHIPVVRVVNLARTIDQLKAAGFWVYAADSRAKDMCYSIDLTGQVALVLGSEGKGIRRLVLEKCDNAVFIPMCGKVDSLNVAQTAAILLGEALRQRLVRDRGSTVEQGNVT, from the coding sequence TTGAACAAGAAGAAGCTACCGCCCCATGCCCCGCCTGTTCTGTACGGGGTGCATCCGGTTCTGGAAACCATTAAGGCCGGCAAGAGGCCCCTTGAAAAGATCTATATATCCAGAGGCCCGATTATAGAGCGTGAGCTGGCCGCACTTCTGGAACCCACCGGTATCCCGATCGTTCGAATTTCGGCCACCGATATGCTCTCCATTGCGGGGTCACCACACCATCAGGGGCTGGCTGCCAGGGTGGGACCCTTCCCGTACGCCGAAATAGAGGACCTTCTCGCGCAAAAGGTTCCGGCGACAGGCGTAGTCCTCATACTTGACGAAATCCAGGACCCTGCCAATTTGGGTAGCATACTGCGGAGCGCGGAATGCCTCGGCGCGGCCGCGGTCATTCTCACGAAGGACCGTGCCTGCTCGATCACTCCCGCTGCGGAGAAGGCTGCTGCCGGCGCGTCGGCCCACATTCCGGTGGTCAGAGTTGTAAATCTGGCACGAACCATCGATCAGCTTAAGGCAGCCGGGTTCTGGGTGTATGCCGCGGATTCAAGGGCGAAGGACATGTGCTATTCCATTGATTTGACAGGACAAGTCGCCCTGGTTCTAGGGTCGGAAGGAAAGGGCATTCGCCGCCTTGTGCTCGAGAAGTGCGACAATGCAGTATTCATCCCTATGTGCGGCAAAGTGGACTCCCTCAATGTGGCGCAAACAGCAGCGATCTTGTTGGGTGAGGCGCTTCGCCAAAGGCTGGTGCGGGACCGCGGCAGCACTGTTGAGCAAGGCAATGTGACATGA
- a CDS encoding LD-carboxypeptidase, translating to MNSIGISKEPVSILIPRPLQPGDRLGVVAASGPPAAELLSDGLKFFEEKGFSVVKGCHLHERNGYLAGTDEQRSEDLNCMLRDPEVRGILFARGGYGLMRLLDRLDHTAVMRDPKPLVGMSDVTALHLSLYSQCGLVTLAGPMIAGQVGQGLDPISEESLVRALTGPIEGHNLFDGVGDSIRVLRAGQVRAPLVGGCLSLVTAIVGTRHCPDFRGKVLILEDVNEAAYRVDRMLTQLKLAGILQAVEGIILGYFLGPDGEDLGKEVETILLELMDAHPVPVVSGFPHGHRLPNLTVPIGRTVELDTEKTLLRVCD from the coding sequence ATGAACTCGATTGGAATATCCAAGGAGCCCGTATCCATTTTGATCCCTCGACCGCTGCAGCCGGGCGACAGGCTCGGGGTGGTGGCTGCCTCAGGGCCACCGGCCGCGGAACTGCTGAGCGACGGCTTGAAGTTCTTTGAAGAAAAGGGGTTCAGCGTTGTTAAGGGCTGCCATCTTCACGAGCGCAACGGCTATCTCGCGGGCACCGACGAGCAGCGCAGCGAGGACTTGAACTGCATGCTGAGAGACCCCGAGGTGCGAGGCATTCTTTTTGCCAGAGGCGGTTACGGTCTCATGCGCTTGCTGGACCGGCTTGACCACACCGCCGTAATGAGAGACCCGAAACCCCTCGTTGGTATGAGCGACGTGACGGCCCTTCATCTGTCGCTTTACTCACAATGCGGGCTCGTGACATTGGCCGGTCCGATGATAGCCGGACAGGTAGGTCAGGGGCTCGATCCAATCTCCGAGGAATCGCTCGTCCGAGCGTTAACCGGGCCTATTGAGGGTCATAACCTGTTCGACGGAGTGGGAGATTCGATTCGGGTACTTCGGGCCGGACAGGTGAGGGCTCCGCTAGTGGGAGGCTGCTTGTCGTTGGTCACAGCGATCGTCGGCACCCGTCATTGCCCCGACTTCCGGGGGAAGGTGCTGATTCTGGAAGATGTGAACGAGGCGGCCTATCGGGTGGATAGAATGCTCACCCAATTGAAATTAGCAGGGATTCTACAAGCTGTGGAGGGGATTATTCTGGGCTATTTTTTGGGACCCGACGGCGAGGACCTTGGGAAGGAGGTGGAGACCATTCTTTTGGAACTGATGGATGCTCACCCTGTCCCCGTGGTCTCGGGATTCCCTCATGGGCATAGGCTCCCAAACCTTACCGTTCCCATCGGACGCACGGTGGAGTTGGATACCGAAAAGACACTTCTCCGGGTCTGCGACTGA